A part of Saccharomonospora amisosensis genomic DNA contains:
- a CDS encoding zinc-binding dehydrogenase produces MARKEEYMFEGRIAQFNAPEQPFELRRVALPSIGPDEVLVKVHRANICGSDLHAWHGSFVTRGLGGTLPTVLGHEMVGSVAATGERVTEDSNGAPVQTGTRVVFPYFFPCHRCRSCLAGRRVSCQKLTMAMLGDASRPPYFVGGYGDYFLLPAGAVLYTVPDTLPDEVVSGVNCALSQMIYGLERADLSFGERVIIQGAGGLGLFATAIARARGAAQVIVVDAVPERLELARAFGADEVISLADHPDPADRIRRARKLTDGGADVVVEVAGTPAVVPEGLKMLAQSGRYLEVGNINMGQTYAADPSRLVTANKSIIGVSLYEPTALSQALSFLAANQHRLPLDQFTTTTFPLEDINAAFAAADSRKVVRASIVM; encoded by the coding sequence GTGGCGAGAAAGGAAGAATACATGTTCGAGGGCCGGATCGCGCAATTCAACGCACCCGAGCAGCCATTTGAGCTGCGGCGCGTCGCGCTACCGTCGATTGGACCGGACGAAGTGCTGGTGAAGGTACACCGAGCCAACATCTGCGGCTCAGACCTGCACGCCTGGCACGGTTCGTTCGTCACCCGCGGGCTCGGCGGGACGCTACCAACCGTGCTCGGCCACGAGATGGTCGGTTCGGTGGCCGCAACCGGCGAACGAGTCACCGAGGACTCCAACGGCGCGCCGGTGCAGACGGGCACACGGGTGGTGTTCCCCTACTTCTTTCCCTGCCACCGGTGTCGGAGCTGCCTGGCGGGACGGCGCGTGTCCTGTCAGAAGCTGACGATGGCCATGCTCGGCGACGCCAGCAGACCACCCTACTTCGTTGGTGGCTACGGTGACTACTTTCTGCTCCCCGCCGGCGCGGTGCTCTACACCGTGCCGGACACGCTGCCTGACGAAGTGGTGTCGGGGGTCAACTGTGCGCTGTCGCAGATGATCTACGGACTGGAGCGAGCCGACCTGAGCTTCGGCGAACGCGTCATCATACAGGGGGCTGGCGGGCTCGGGCTGTTCGCGACGGCGATTGCCCGTGCCCGCGGGGCCGCGCAGGTCATCGTGGTCGACGCGGTCCCCGAGCGGTTGGAACTGGCCCGCGCATTCGGAGCTGACGAGGTGATCAGCCTCGCTGATCATCCCGATCCGGCGGATCGTATCCGGCGGGCGCGCAAGTTGACCGACGGCGGCGCGGACGTGGTGGTAGAGGTGGCCGGCACCCCGGCCGTGGTGCCGGAAGGCCTGAAGATGCTCGCCCAGAGCGGCCGCTACCTGGAAGTCGGCAACATCAACATGGGACAAACCTACGCAGCCGACCCATCCCGACTGGTCACCGCGAACAAGAGCATCATCGGCGTCTCGCTGTACGAACCCACAGCGCTGAGCCAAGCGCTCTCCTTTCTCGCGGCCAACCAGCACCGGCTCCCGCTGGACCAGTTCACCACCACGACGTTTCCTCTGGAAGACATCAACGCGGCGTTCGCCGCGGCGGACAGCCGCAAGGTCGTGCGCGCCAGCATCGTGATGTGA